In one window of Harpia harpyja isolate bHarHar1 chromosome 11, bHarHar1 primary haplotype, whole genome shotgun sequence DNA:
- the JUN gene encoding transcription factor Jun, with protein MSAKMEPTFYEDALNASFVPPESGGYGYNNAKVLKQNMTLNLSDPSSNLKPHLRNKNADILTSPDVGLLKLASPELERLIIQSSNGLITTTPTPTQFLCPKNVTDEQEGFAEGFVRALAELHNQNTMPSVTSAAQPVNSGMAPVSSMAGNSSFNTNLHSEPPVYANLSNFNPNALNSAPNYNANNMGYAPQHHINPQMPVQHPRLQALKEEPQTVPEMPGETPPLSPIDMESQERIKAERKRMRNRIAASKCRKRKLERIARLEEKVKTLKAQNSELASTANMLREQVAQLKQKVMNHVNSGCQLMLTQQLQTF; from the coding sequence ATGAGTGCAAAGATGGAGCCTACTTTCTACGAGGATGCCCTGAACGCCAGCTTCGTGCCGCCGGAGAGCGGCGGGTATGGATATAATAACGCCAAAGTGCTGAAGCAGAACATGACGCTGAACCTGTCCGACCCATCCAGCAACCTGAAGCCGCACCTGAGGAACAAGAACGCCGACATCCTCACCTCCCCCGACGTGGGACTCCTGAAACTGGCCTCGCCTGAACTGGAGCGGCTCATCATCCAGTCCAGCAACGGGTTAATCACCACCACGCCGACCCCGACGCAGTTCCTCTGCCCCAAAAACGTTACCGACGAGCAAGAGGGGTTCGCGGAAGGCTTTGTCAGAGCCCTGGCGGAACTGCACAACCAGAACACCATGCCCAGCGTTACCTCCGCCGCTCAACCTGTTAACAGCGGCATGGCACCTGTGTCCTCCATGGCCGGCAACAGCAGCTTCAACACGAATTTGCACAGCGAGCCCCCGGTGTACGCCAACCTCAGCAACTTCAACCCCAACGCGCTCAACTCCGCACCCAACTACAACGCGAACAACATGGGCTACGCACCTCAGCATCACATAAACCCCCAGATGCCTGTGCAGCATCCCAGGCTTCAGGCTTTGAAAGAAGAGCCTCAGACTGTACCTGAAATGCCAGGGGAAACCCCTCCCCTGTCCCCCATTGACATGGAGTCGCAGGAGAGAATCAAAGCCGAGAGAAAACGCATGAGAAACAGAATTGCGGCATCCAAATGCCGGAAAAGGAAGTTGGAAAGGATTGCCAGGttggaagaaaaagtgaaaactttGAAAGCCCAGAACTCAGAGCTGGCATCCACTGCCAACATGCTCAGAGAACAGGTTGCACAGCTTAAGCAGAAGGTCATGAACCATGTCAACAGCGGGTGCCAGCTAATGCTAACACAACAGTTGCAAACGTTTTGA